One segment of Comamonas thiooxydans DNA contains the following:
- a CDS encoding adenylosuccinate synthase: protein MNTSKGRNVVVVGTQWGDEGKGKLVDWLTESANGVVRFQGGHNAGHTLVINGVKTALHLIPSGIMRPGVKCYIGNGVVLSVGKLFEEIEGLEKAGVQVRERLRVSEACPLILPFHQALDVAREAAREKGGVQKIGTTGKGIGPSYEDKIARRALRVQDLKHPERFATKLRELLNLHNHILVNVLGSKNFDFGAGLAPYMKDGEVQFDAVYEEAMRHAELLKPMIADVSRELNAVHAEGGNLLFEGAQGTLLDVDHGTYPYVTSSNCVAGNAAAGAGVGPGLLHYILGITKAYCTRVGGGPFPTELEWEKEGTPGWVMSTVGAEKGVTTGRSRRCGWFDAALLKRSAQINGLSGLCITKLDVLDGIEELQLCVGYELDGEKIDLLPLGADDIERCKPIYESIPGWTDSTVGVTEYDKLPVNARRYLDRIAEVTGVPIAMVSTSPDRDHTILMHNPYSAA from the coding sequence ATGAATACATCCAAAGGTCGCAATGTGGTCGTCGTCGGCACCCAGTGGGGTGATGAAGGCAAGGGCAAGCTGGTTGACTGGCTGACCGAAAGCGCCAACGGCGTCGTGCGTTTCCAGGGCGGTCACAACGCCGGTCACACACTGGTCATCAACGGCGTGAAGACGGCTCTGCACCTGATTCCCAGCGGCATCATGCGCCCTGGTGTGAAGTGCTACATCGGCAACGGTGTGGTGCTTTCCGTGGGCAAGCTGTTTGAAGAAATCGAAGGTCTGGAAAAGGCCGGCGTGCAAGTGCGTGAGCGTCTGCGCGTGTCCGAAGCCTGCCCGCTGATCCTGCCTTTCCACCAGGCTCTGGACGTGGCCCGTGAAGCGGCCCGCGAAAAGGGTGGCGTGCAGAAGATCGGCACCACCGGCAAGGGCATCGGCCCCTCCTACGAAGACAAGATCGCCCGCCGTGCCCTGCGTGTGCAGGACCTGAAGCACCCTGAGCGCTTCGCCACCAAGCTGCGCGAGCTGCTGAACCTGCACAACCACATTCTGGTGAATGTGCTGGGTTCCAAGAACTTCGACTTCGGCGCTGGCCTGGCTCCCTACATGAAGGACGGCGAAGTGCAGTTCGACGCCGTGTATGAAGAAGCCATGCGTCATGCCGAGCTGCTCAAGCCCATGATTGCCGATGTTTCGCGCGAGCTCAATGCTGTGCACGCCGAAGGCGGAAACCTGCTGTTCGAAGGCGCGCAAGGCACGCTGCTGGACGTGGATCACGGCACCTATCCCTATGTCACATCGTCCAACTGCGTGGCCGGCAATGCCGCCGCAGGTGCTGGCGTGGGCCCGGGTCTGCTGCACTACATCCTGGGCATCACCAAGGCTTACTGCACCCGCGTGGGTGGCGGTCCCTTCCCCACTGAGCTGGAATGGGAAAAGGAAGGCACTCCCGGTTGGGTCATGTCCACTGTGGGCGCTGAGAAGGGTGTGACCACCGGTCGTTCGCGCCGCTGCGGCTGGTTCGATGCTGCGTTGCTCAAGCGTTCGGCCCAGATCAACGGTCTGTCCGGTCTGTGCATCACCAAGCTGGACGTGCTGGACGGCATCGAAGAGCTGCAACTGTGCGTGGGCTATGAGCTCGACGGCGAGAAGATCGACCTGCTGCCTCTGGGCGCGGACGATATCGAGCGCTGCAAGCCCATCTACGAATCCATCCCTGGCTGGACAGACTCCACCGTGGGTGTGACCGAATACGACAAGCTGCCCGTGAACGCTCGCCGCTATCTGGACCGTATCGCTGAAGTGACCGGTGTGCCCATTGCCATGGTGTCCACCAGCCCCGACCGCGACCACACCATCCTGATGCACAACCCGTACAGCGCCGCCTGA